The window TGCCTAGGCTGCGCTGGAAGTCTCCGAAGCGGCGCGCGCCGAAGAAGGCGTCGCGCACGATCAGCAGGGTCCACCAATCGCCAAACGCCTCCAAGGCCCGAGCGATCCCGCAGTTCATCCGGTCGAAGCGCTTGCGGCTCATCGAACACGGAATCTAGCGATTGTTGGTTGCATCGGGAGGCCGCGCCGTAGCGCCCGTGGCTACCACGGCTCGCAGAAGGGCCGGACGACCACGTCGAACGCCCAGGTCGAGCGGTCTTGGTGCGCAAGGCTGAACGCAACCTCGGCGATCGCGCTCGGCTTGGCGAAGAAGTCGTCAGGCTTGTCGGGAAATCGCTCGCGCGCCCACGGAACGTCGATCACCGCGTCGATCGCCAGATAGGCGACGTGGACGCCTCTCGGCCCGAGGGCACGAGCCATCGACTCCGCGAGCACGCGCTGAGCCGCCTTCGTCGGCGCGAAGCCAGCGAAGGCGGCTTTGCCGCGGTAGGCGGACGTGTTGCCCGTGACGAGGATCGTGCCCGCGCCCGCGTCGATCATGGCAGGAGCAACGGCGCGGGCAAGGTGCAACAGAGCCATGACGTTGACTGAGAAATTGCCTTGGAGCACCGCGGGTTCGATCTGTTGGAAGTCGCCCCAGGCGCCGCCCACGGCGTTGTGGATGAGGACGTTCACAGGACCGAGCTCGCGTGAGATGCGCGCCGTCGTCGCGGCGACCTGCGCCTCGTCCGCGACGTCGCAAGGGAAAGCGGTCGCGCCAGGCACCTTCTCTGCGAGGTCCTGCAGCCGGCTCTCGGTCCGCGCGAGCATCGCGACTCGATAGCCGCCCTCCGCGAAGCGCCTCACCAGCGCGCTACCGGTACCCGGACCAACCCCGGCGACGAGACAAACTCGATCCGACATGGCGCCCTCCTTCAACCCGGCAGGTCAGGGTCGTGCGTACTCTACGGCTATAGGTTGCATAATGCAACCAGATGATCTACAAGGATCCGAGGAACCCTGGGAGAGAGACGATGTCCGAGTGGAAGTCCACCGCCTGCATCCTGTGCGAGTGCAACTGCGGCATCGAGGTTCAGCTCGGCGGCGATGACGGGCGCCGGTTGGTGAAGGTGCGCGGCGACGACGCGCATCCCGCGTCGCGCGGCTATGCGTGTGAGAAGCCCTCGCGTCTCGACTTCTACCAGAACGGCCCGCACCGACTGACCAAGCCGCTTCGGCGTCGGGCGGATGGCACGTTCGAAGAGATCGACTGGGACACGGCGATCCGCGAGGTGGCGGCGCGCTTTGCGGCGATCCGCGATGAGCACGGCGGCGAGTCGATCTTCTACTACGGAGGCGGCGGACAGGGCAACCACCTGCCCGCCCTGTACGGGCAAGCGACGCGCGCGCTGCTCGGATCCGTGCACACCGCGAACGCGATCTCTCAGGAGAAGACCGGCGAGTTCTGGCTCGCGCGGAAGATGGTCGGCGGCTTCTCGCGCGGCAACTTCGAGCACTGCGAGGTGGGGCTGTTCCTGGGCAAGAACCCGTGGTTCTCGCACGGCATTCCGCACGCCCGCATCACTCTGCGCGAGATCGCGAAGGATCCGAAGCGCTGCCTCATCGTGATCGATCCCCGGCGCACGGAGACCGCTGAGATCGCCGATATCCACCTTCAGGTGAAACCAGGCGGTGACGCTCCTGCTCGCGGCGATGATCGCCGTGATCGTGCAGGAGGAGCTGGTCGAGCGAGACTGGCTCGCACGGCACGTCGACGGCCTCGAGCAGGTGCTGCCGCACTTCACGTCGCTCGACGTCGCAGCACTCGCGGCGAGGAGCGGCGTGCCCGAGGAACGAGTGCGCGCGGCCGCGCGGCGCATCGCGGCGGCAGAGAGCATGGCCACCTTCGAGGACCTCGGTGTGCAGATGAACGTGCACTCGACGCTCGTCTCGTACCTGCACAAGCTGCTCGTGCTTCTGACCGGGAACTTCGGCAAGAAGGGCGCGGAGTACCGGCCGACTACGCTCGTCCCGTTCGCCTTCAACGGCGAAGAGAACGGCACGACACCCGTGACTGGCTCGAGGATCATCGGAGGCCTCACGCCCTGCAACGTGGTCCCCGACGAGATCCTCACGGACCACCCCAAGCGCTTCCGCGCGATGCTGGTCGAGAGCGGCAATCCCGCGCATTCGATTGCGGACGGCCCGCGCATGCGCGAGGCGCTCGCGGCTCTCGATCTCGTCGTGGTGATCGACGTCGCCTTCACCGAGACGGCGCGCCTCGCGGACTACGTGCTGCCGGTCGCGAGCCAGTTCGAGAAGGCCGAGGCCGTCTTCTTCAACTTCGAGTTTCCCAAGAACTACTTCTTTCTGCGCAAGCCGCTGATGGAGCCTTTGGCGGGCCTGTTCTCCGAGGCCGAGCTGCACGCGCGGCTGGCCGAGGCACTCGGCCAGCTCCCGAACGAAGCCGTCGCGACGCTCCGCGAAGCGTGGCTCGAGAGTCGAGTCGCCTTTCGTTCGAA is drawn from Deltaproteobacteria bacterium and contains these coding sequences:
- a CDS encoding SDR family NAD(P)-dependent oxidoreductase, producing the protein MSDRVCLVAGVGPGTGSALVRRFAEGGYRVAMLARTESRLQDLAEKVPGATAFPCDVADEAQVAATTARISRELGPVNVLIHNAVGGAWGDFQQIEPAVLQGNFSVNVMALLHLARAVAPAMIDAGAGTILVTGNTSAYRGKAAFAGFAPTKAAQRVLAESMARALGPRGVHVAYLAIDAVIDVPWARERFPDKPDDFFAKPSAIAEVAFSLAHQDRSTWAFDVVVRPFCEPW